In Psychrobacter sp. JCM 18902, a single window of DNA contains:
- a CDS encoding TolC family protein, giving the protein MTVSSAALASADAHMDALINQAIQTHPMVGSARAEQQATTESISAAKLNLLPAPTFSSGYDRDDGMVSQFQLRQSLWTGGKLTANVNQAIFDDKAATEYVYEQQNQVAKTTIEAWQSYITALSKQQVYYDNLQLLAEFEAMMQRRVSQGVSARIEMDLVTNRILQEQNSYQSAVEQQRIAMARLEQITGRKVSAIELPVPNLSEMVARARSYSQTFEKLAFDKASFYNPTVVKESYQVEAAKQGLKSLQSSRYPTIYAQYEYDYYHESDKDKDNGGEFSVGLSYDPGAGLSNLALAKASESRVNSLVQSKEASRRLVLETIQTQYQQFASAKDQERSLIAAVAGAQIVVSSYRRQFIAGRKSWLEVLNAVREHSQYQAQLVDTRASIIAAYYKLQVDFGMMSWQQFNQSRQPEPIFHPIDPVKKWLNGQHVAQQTSNRAVIQPVGMKNQEMVTYSIKDASDGFSNTISNDPDMIDSNTGLLIESP; this is encoded by the coding sequence ATGACGGTATCCAGTGCTGCGTTAGCAAGCGCTGATGCGCATATGGATGCACTTATTAATCAAGCGATTCAAACTCACCCTATGGTGGGTTCAGCAAGAGCAGAGCAACAGGCGACCACTGAAAGCATTAGTGCAGCGAAGCTTAATTTGTTGCCTGCTCCTACTTTTTCATCAGGTTATGATCGTGATGACGGCATGGTCTCCCAGTTTCAGCTCCGCCAGTCATTATGGACAGGAGGCAAGCTGACCGCCAATGTTAATCAAGCGATATTTGATGATAAAGCGGCGACAGAATATGTCTACGAGCAACAAAACCAAGTGGCTAAAACGACGATAGAGGCGTGGCAAAGCTATATTACGGCTTTATCAAAACAACAAGTCTATTATGACAATTTGCAGTTGCTTGCTGAGTTTGAAGCCATGATGCAACGGCGTGTTAGCCAAGGAGTCTCCGCTCGCATTGAGATGGACTTGGTGACTAACCGTATTTTGCAAGAACAAAACTCCTATCAGTCTGCTGTCGAGCAGCAACGTATCGCTATGGCTCGTTTAGAGCAAATTACCGGTCGTAAGGTGTCAGCGATAGAACTACCCGTTCCAAACTTAAGTGAAATGGTTGCACGCGCCAGAAGTTATTCCCAAACTTTTGAGAAGCTAGCCTTTGATAAAGCCAGTTTTTATAATCCTACTGTGGTAAAAGAGAGTTATCAAGTTGAGGCGGCCAAGCAAGGGCTGAAGTCTTTGCAGTCCTCTCGCTATCCGACAATATACGCACAATACGAGTATGATTATTATCATGAGAGTGATAAAGATAAGGATAATGGTGGAGAGTTCTCAGTAGGGCTCAGTTATGATCCAGGGGCAGGGCTATCTAACTTAGCCCTTGCAAAAGCATCAGAATCACGCGTCAATAGTCTTGTTCAATCAAAAGAGGCTTCTAGGCGCTTGGTGCTTGAGACCATACAGACCCAGTATCAACAGTTTGCCAGTGCTAAAGATCAAGAGCGCTCATTGATAGCAGCAGTTGCAGGTGCTCAGATTGTGGTCAGCTCGTACCGTCGTCAATTCATCGCTGGTCGTAAGTCTTGGCTTGAGGTGCTGAATGCGGTTCGTGAGCACTCCCAGTATCAGGCACAATTGGTTGACACCCGAGCATCTATCATTGCTGCTTATTATAAACTGCAAGTTGATTTTGGCATGATGTCATGGCAACAGTTTAACCAAAGTCGCCAGCCTGAACCTATATTCCACCCAATAGATCCCGTAAAGAAATGGCTTAATGGTCAGCATGTTGCGCAGCAAACATCCAATAGAGCGGTGATTCAACCTGTAGGTATGAAAAATCAAGAGATGGTGACCTACTCTATTAAAGATGCATCTGATGGGTTTTCGAATACCATCTCTAATGACCCTGATATGATTGATTCCAATACAGGTTTGCTGATAGAGAGCCCTTGA
- a CDS encoding VCBS domain-containing protein — MTSITRTTQMIPDPVDGDKPVVGIIATKPQAVEGEAGNNALEFTVSQNNQSNFDTTVDVKLNSGASDIDAADIDSIVYTDATGTEITLTTQAEIQDFLDNGVSVKIEAGSTEAPVITINVADDAIYEKSEDLVLDISNPSNAAIGPNGSATGTIEDNDTAPTINIVDEDAALTPADNSVIEGTGNTITGTINITNPQSVTDLTVGGLDVTNASNTSVTINTSLGELVITGYDAATGILTYKYIENGNPEDHSSGSVIDHFNVELTNTIGGTINDILDIQIIDTVPTAKPDANSITEDVGAVSNEITASGNVITGTAPDQADDLGADATTVTAVKVVGGTDGTVDGSTTGNYGELTLNADGSYSYKVDNDNVQYLSKGQELTETFTYTITDADADGDSSSATLTITITGTNDSPVITNAVSGATNDVIGSEAFDEPTPGEEVTKTGTVTFEDIDLNDKVKLEHVIDFTTVTVNGASGYTLTDDQKEALKKLFSVDDALNAVDAAGNSADWTFNAPKNALDFIPAGETITIRYAVQVSDNADVDSAGNGNELSNSEIRYVEVTITGTDNEFVLVGDEVFTPEDTDVMGNIFDNDTDDADDGEALTVDSYTFIANGTTIIKNAGDSVDILVDGTNSIGNITINSDGSYTFVPADNYSGQVPDITINVSNGPNATTLQTGTETLTITVNPVSDKPGLGSVSVVTKEDTTVLLGLKVPTITDKTDLDTSSDDDTPERLGYITLSGIPEGAVLKDGSGNILTPNADGNIVIQLNDTGDLIDDGTHTVSMSSAEFEGITLTPPADDATNISFEMSVTEYEVDSSGNIAQVDGDNVAGATTTVTIDIDVQATTDGNDNQGDDDASKFGIDENYVITPEDGITSITGNNVIANVAEGSTVSLPISTAFGDLVYSNDSNRETYGFVIEGLAPGTVIEFTPAGGGAVQEFTANSSGQVLIGIDSATPTETTLLVDGGSTPQISIKTNDHNSLDMNNIKVSLYTQDHDSDSSGVIVPELIDTVEVDLTVTPVAGQVTANDASTKEDTAVTLDKFGFKVLDDKNGAGAEIITEISFELPAGWRFEDTTGVAIITGSTITINMTDPSADLSQMTVIPPPHSSKDADITFTVTSQDTDDDGGNTVTGTAELTQKVTVTPVAEKVGTDTDGDLTDDLTINPDKNYTTKAKEDTPFDLNSDSFNLKGFWSNQDTSEDTYAHMTFGNKNGSDFSSVEGAVFTYNDGNGLVRMTDNGNGVDIPMEYLDTVTVTPPQDYSDYNLASGAETAVKVEAKTQDFDENTNAMVEATSGESYLTFEVTGIADPATLAVDPAEGVEDQAITGGNNRDTAADMTTDVTPTDGIALNIRPSSRDNDGSETYDVTISEIPADGQLYYTNKDGDTLLLDTTGGTVVIEDYNNSVTGLYFVPAENFSGTVNLKVQAVSQEGGTTGAASPMLNLPVKVIGKADLIINDKLATDTALINGKDYTYVTDEATLDSTGNHQIALFSLFATVADIEAYDGDSPAVEQIVYRVENLPTGFNLTGAGVTFLGGSGSDRVWSVTLEALQNNTAQLKTPDNFAGEINFTITGTTTETASGDSVTHDGKDVSILVTPDAADGNMNDPQVVATEDLWATMDFESAFTTTDKGDSATGTESLESITLSVTDLMAKDVILRVDGIEVDLTTNPPPILKFTPDQTIEIMYDDDKRHSDDDVSIEFDYTYTDTTELTDGSEISTSNTGSAVVDVTFQAVTDAPSMTFDMTDGTINNSGTDNTASVTVSLSSPDQDGSESFTRLEVTDVPEGLNVVGGILSDGIWYVDVPNNPVITTMAPTYELVLERNDSTVNIPKGSFNIKVTGITQDINGQGSNGSEARVEGNFEITLDRTGGGDAPVKPDLIDSFTSKVEIPAQLEDIGFTLGDILDATLNPATADTVDSYTFSLTDLPTGTVLESTNPAVSVQQIGGKWIISVNDASNLNPEAALNGVTVTPPKDFSTNVTDGTQDFTFNANFTVLDKDGGEEREQVSDVNVEIKPVTDPMDADGKSTTVATDEDTSIDININLKNSADGDYVLLINGKLYIQVDESSLLTGTGPAGVLTDANGNPLNEVVLNDNEVGDIPAGTYYELEVGTNPPDSVTVKYTPAENADGNATITVKAAHKEMTDEAGYDSGTLTYEHEYTVEVSAQPDNLDITSNSGESIATAIGDEDSMIAIDYKISNIDEGDIASAITLDNIPNGYLVYYTDTNGNTVLASNNGNSGGNNSWSIDTSKLNNINSGAANETPNIFIMPPENSSDKVTGIEMKVVNDSGMISDPLVINLDVTPVADGVTANPSTILGNQGKWTTLNLNAVMQDTDGSETVNMVITDDGVSLTDDVLRFRVKSTGEMLTAVWDDAANSYTIAGITPEQINDLQIQSSIPLKGDLDFALSTTDTVGTVTDTSGVYTVNNGELPSISVDIAFSKTFVGTAENDIVDASGQSVAVNYKGGAGDDILIGGSGNDLIDGGTGVNTLKGGAGNDKIVFSVDNALMDGGAGNDTLLINVADTSIDFSSFDATVFESIETIDMTGNGAQTLTNLSTSDVLDIINDTLMTNKGLIINGDSADSVSLTGNDWTNSGTTAQGGNSYNVYSFSDTNGTHELLIQTDITIL, encoded by the coding sequence ATGACGTCGATAACCCGAACAACCCAGATGATCCCTGATCCGGTTGATGGCGACAAACCTGTGGTTGGCATTATTGCGACCAAACCACAAGCCGTTGAAGGCGAGGCGGGTAACAACGCCTTAGAATTCACCGTCTCTCAGAACAACCAAAGTAACTTTGACACCACCGTTGACGTTAAACTAAATAGCGGTGCTAGCGACATTGATGCCGCTGACATCGACAGCATTGTTTATACAGATGCGACGGGCACTGAGATCACCTTAACGACCCAAGCTGAGATTCAAGACTTCCTAGACAATGGCGTCAGCGTCAAGATAGAAGCGGGCAGTACCGAAGCCCCAGTCATCACCATCAACGTCGCTGATGATGCCATCTATGAAAAGTCAGAAGACCTAGTACTGGATATCAGTAATCCAAGCAATGCGGCTATTGGACCGAATGGTAGTGCCACGGGTACCATCGAAGACAACGATACGGCACCAACCATTAACATCGTCGATGAAGACGCAGCATTAACACCTGCTGACAACAGCGTCATCGAAGGTACGGGTAACACAATAACTGGCACCATTAATATCACCAACCCACAAAGCGTCACCGATCTAACTGTTGGCGGTCTAGACGTTACTAATGCTTCCAATACATCGGTCACTATTAATACTAGTTTAGGTGAGCTGGTAATCACTGGTTATGATGCAGCAACAGGTATTCTCACCTACAAATATATCGAAAATGGTAATCCAGAGGATCACAGTAGTGGTTCAGTGATTGACCATTTCAATGTTGAATTAACCAACACAATTGGCGGTACCATCAATGATATCTTAGATATTCAAATTATCGACACCGTACCGACTGCCAAGCCTGATGCCAACAGCATCACTGAAGATGTAGGTGCTGTATCAAACGAAATAACAGCATCAGGTAACGTAATAACGGGTACTGCGCCTGACCAAGCAGATGATTTAGGAGCAGATGCAACTACGGTAACAGCAGTAAAAGTAGTGGGTGGTACAGATGGAACCGTTGATGGTAGCACTACAGGTAATTATGGCGAACTCACCCTAAACGCTGATGGTAGCTACAGCTATAAAGTTGATAATGATAATGTGCAGTACCTGAGTAAAGGTCAAGAGCTCACCGAAACCTTTACCTATACCATCACTGACGCTGATGCTGATGGTGATAGCAGCAGTGCAACCTTAACTATCACCATAACTGGAACTAACGATAGTCCAGTGATTACTAACGCTGTCTCTGGAGCTACTAATGATGTGATTGGTTCAGAAGCTTTCGATGAGCCAACCCCAGGTGAGGAAGTAACAAAGACTGGAACTGTAACCTTTGAAGATATTGACCTTAATGATAAAGTAAAACTTGAACACGTAATTGATTTTACTACTGTTACAGTCAATGGTGCTAGCGGCTACACGCTTACCGATGATCAAAAGGAAGCATTAAAGAAATTATTTTCTGTAGATGACGCTCTCAATGCTGTCGATGCAGCAGGTAACAGCGCCGACTGGACATTTAACGCACCAAAAAATGCGCTTGATTTTATCCCTGCTGGCGAAACCATCACTATTCGTTATGCCGTACAGGTTTCAGACAATGCAGATGTTGATAGCGCAGGCAACGGTAATGAGCTTAGTAATAGTGAAATCCGTTATGTAGAAGTAACCATTACTGGTACAGACAATGAGTTTGTACTGGTCGGTGATGAAGTATTCACCCCTGAAGATACTGACGTAATGGGTAATATTTTTGATAACGATACCGATGACGCTGATGATGGTGAAGCGCTTACTGTTGACAGTTATACTTTTATTGCTAATGGTACAACCATTATCAAAAATGCGGGTGACAGTGTCGATATCTTAGTTGATGGTACAAATTCTATTGGCAATATCACTATCAATAGTGATGGCAGCTATACTTTTGTGCCTGCTGACAATTATAGTGGCCAAGTACCAGACATTACTATTAACGTCTCGAATGGTCCTAATGCGACTACCCTACAGACTGGCACTGAAACTCTAACCATCACAGTCAATCCAGTATCAGATAAACCTGGATTAGGGAGTGTTTCAGTCGTGACCAAAGAAGACACCACCGTTTTACTAGGTCTAAAAGTACCTACGATTACTGATAAGACTGATCTTGATACGAGCAGTGATGATGATACGCCAGAGCGTCTTGGCTATATCACTCTATCCGGTATCCCTGAAGGTGCAGTGCTGAAAGATGGTTCAGGTAATATCCTTACTCCAAATGCAGACGGTAACATCGTTATTCAGTTAAACGATACAGGTGACTTAATCGATGACGGTACACATACGGTCAGTATGAGTAGTGCTGAATTCGAAGGAATAACCCTAACGCCACCTGCAGATGATGCTACCAACATCTCATTTGAGATGTCAGTCACGGAGTATGAAGTTGATAGCAGTGGCAATATTGCACAGGTGGATGGTGACAATGTGGCTGGAGCAACTACTACAGTCACTATCGACATTGATGTCCAAGCGACAACAGATGGTAATGACAACCAAGGTGACGACGACGCCAGTAAGTTTGGTATTGATGAAAATTATGTGATTACGCCTGAAGATGGTATTACATCGATTACTGGTAATAATGTAATCGCTAATGTTGCTGAAGGCAGTACCGTTTCCTTGCCAATCTCCACCGCCTTCGGTGATTTGGTCTATAGTAATGACAGTAACAGAGAAACCTATGGTTTTGTTATTGAGGGTCTGGCTCCAGGTACTGTAATCGAGTTTACCCCAGCTGGTGGTGGTGCAGTACAAGAGTTTACTGCCAATAGTAGCGGTCAAGTATTGATCGGCATTGATTCGGCTACACCTACTGAAACCACCTTGCTAGTTGATGGCGGATCAACGCCGCAGATTAGTATCAAAACGAATGATCATAATTCTCTTGATATGAATAACATTAAAGTATCTTTATATACTCAGGATCATGATTCTGATTCAAGTGGTGTGATTGTACCTGAGCTGATAGATACAGTTGAAGTAGACTTAACCGTCACTCCAGTTGCTGGTCAAGTGACTGCTAATGACGCTAGCACTAAAGAGGACACTGCTGTCACCCTTGATAAGTTTGGCTTTAAAGTGCTGGATGATAAGAATGGCGCTGGTGCAGAAATCATCACCGAGATTAGTTTTGAATTACCAGCGGGTTGGAGGTTTGAAGATACTACTGGTGTTGCAATCATAACTGGCAGTACCATAACCATTAATATGACTGATCCATCAGCGGATCTAAGTCAAATGACAGTCATTCCACCACCTCATTCATCTAAAGATGCTGATATTACCTTTACAGTGACCAGCCAAGACACTGATGACGATGGTGGTAACACCGTTACAGGTACAGCAGAATTAACCCAAAAAGTAACAGTTACTCCAGTTGCTGAAAAAGTTGGTACAGATACTGACGGTGACTTAACAGATGATTTAACCATTAATCCAGATAAAAATTACACGACCAAAGCAAAAGAAGATACTCCTTTTGATCTTAATAGTGATAGTTTTAACCTAAAAGGTTTTTGGAGCAACCAAGACACTTCTGAAGATACTTACGCCCATATGACCTTTGGTAATAAGAATGGTAGTGACTTTAGTTCAGTTGAGGGGGCGGTGTTTACTTATAATGATGGCAATGGTCTAGTTAGAATGACTGATAATGGTAATGGCGTCGATATTCCTATGGAATACCTAGATACCGTCACCGTAACCCCACCGCAAGACTATAGCGACTACAACCTTGCCAGTGGTGCTGAGACAGCAGTCAAGGTCGAAGCAAAGACCCAAGACTTTGATGAAAATACTAACGCTATGGTTGAAGCCACTAGCGGTGAGAGCTACCTGACCTTTGAGGTGACAGGCATAGCCGACCCAGCCACCTTAGCCGTTGATCCTGCCGAAGGGGTCGAAGATCAGGCGATAACCGGTGGTAATAATCGTGATACTGCTGCGGACATGACAACTGATGTCACTCCTACCGACGGCATTGCACTCAATATCCGCCCAAGCTCGCGTGATAACGACGGGTCTGAGACTTATGATGTGACCATCTCAGAGATACCAGCAGATGGGCAGCTTTATTACACCAATAAAGACGGTGATACACTCTTGCTTGATACTACTGGTGGTACGGTAGTGATTGAAGATTACAATAATAGCGTAACTGGGTTGTACTTTGTGCCTGCCGAGAACTTCAGCGGTACGGTAAATCTAAAAGTACAGGCAGTAAGTCAAGAGGGTGGAACTACCGGTGCTGCAAGTCCTATGCTCAACCTACCTGTTAAGGTCATTGGCAAGGCAGATCTGATAATAAATGACAAATTAGCAACCGACACAGCTCTTATCAATGGTAAGGACTATACTTATGTCACTGACGAGGCAACGCTAGATAGTACGGGCAACCATCAGATTGCCTTATTCAGCCTATTTGCTACTGTTGCGGATATCGAGGCATATGATGGTGATAGCCCAGCTGTTGAGCAGATAGTGTATCGAGTTGAAAACTTACCTACTGGTTTCAACTTAACTGGTGCAGGGGTTACCTTCTTAGGTGGCAGTGGTTCTGATCGAGTATGGTCAGTGACCCTAGAGGCGCTACAGAATAATACTGCACAATTAAAAACACCAGATAACTTCGCTGGTGAAATTAACTTTACGATTACGGGTACCACTACAGAGACAGCATCTGGTGACAGTGTGACTCATGATGGTAAAGACGTTTCTATTCTAGTGACCCCTGATGCTGCTGATGGCAATATGAATGATCCTCAAGTTGTTGCTACTGAAGATCTATGGGCGACCATGGACTTTGAATCGGCCTTTACAACGACAGATAAGGGTGACTCAGCGACAGGAACAGAATCACTTGAGAGTATCACGCTATCAGTAACTGATCTAATGGCTAAAGACGTCATTTTACGTGTCGACGGTATTGAAGTGGACTTAACAACTAATCCACCACCAATTTTGAAATTTACGCCCGATCAAACAATCGAAATTATGTACGATGACGATAAACGCCATAGCGATGATGATGTCAGTATAGAATTTGACTACACTTATACTGACACCACTGAACTGACTGATGGTTCAGAGATTAGCACTTCTAACACAGGCAGTGCAGTGGTAGATGTGACCTTCCAAGCGGTCACTGATGCACCAAGCATGACCTTTGATATGACAGATGGCACTATTAATAATAGCGGTACGGATAATACTGCTTCTGTCACCGTATCACTATCGTCACCTGACCAAGATGGCTCAGAGAGCTTTACTCGCCTAGAAGTTACTGATGTTCCAGAGGGTCTGAATGTAGTGGGTGGTATCTTATCAGATGGTATCTGGTACGTTGATGTGCCCAATAACCCAGTCATCACTACTATGGCGCCGACTTATGAGTTAGTGCTTGAGCGTAATGACAGCACGGTCAATATACCTAAAGGTTCTTTCAATATTAAAGTGACGGGTATTACGCAGGATATTAATGGTCAAGGTAGTAACGGTAGCGAAGCGCGTGTAGAGGGGAACTTTGAGATTACCTTAGACAGAACGGGCGGGGGTGATGCGCCTGTCAAGCCTGACTTAATAGATAGCTTTACTAGTAAGGTAGAAATACCAGCACAGTTAGAGGATATTGGTTTCACTCTTGGCGATATATTAGATGCGACTCTGAACCCTGCGACCGCTGATACTGTCGACTCCTATACTTTCTCATTGACTGATCTGCCAACAGGTACTGTATTAGAGAGTACCAATCCAGCGGTGAGTGTGCAGCAGATTGGTGGTAAATGGATTATTAGCGTGAATGATGCCAGTAATCTTAATCCAGAAGCAGCACTTAATGGAGTGACAGTGACTCCGCCGAAAGACTTTAGTACCAACGTGACAGATGGCACCCAAGATTTTACCTTTAATGCCAACTTTACCGTCTTGGATAAAGATGGTGGCGAGGAAAGGGAGCAGGTCAGTGACGTCAATGTCGAAATCAAGCCAGTTACTGATCCTATGGATGCTGATGGCAAATCAACCACGGTGGCAACGGATGAAGATACTAGCATCGATATCAATATCAACCTAAAAAACAGTGCTGATGGTGATTACGTCCTACTAATCAATGGCAAGCTCTACATTCAAGTAGATGAATCTAGTTTATTGACAGGTACTGGTCCTGCTGGAGTGCTGACTGATGCCAATGGTAATCCCCTAAACGAGGTGGTATTGAATGATAACGAAGTCGGTGATATTCCTGCTGGCACTTACTATGAGCTAGAGGTTGGTACTAACCCTCCTGATAGCGTCACGGTCAAATACACGCCTGCCGAAAACGCCGATGGTAATGCCACTATCACCGTAAAAGCTGCTCACAAAGAAATGACAGATGAGGCAGGATATGACAGTGGTACGCTAACCTATGAGCATGAATATACCGTTGAAGTCTCAGCGCAGCCGGATAATCTAGATATCACTAGTAATAGTGGTGAGTCAATAGCCACAGCTATTGGTGACGAAGATAGCATGATTGCTATCGATTATAAAATCTCCAATATCGATGAAGGTGATATAGCAAGCGCTATTACCTTAGACAATATCCCTAATGGCTATCTAGTTTATTATACTGATACCAATGGTAATACAGTGTTGGCAAGCAATAATGGTAATTCTGGTGGTAATAACTCATGGTCTATCGACACCTCTAAACTGAATAATATTAACAGTGGCGCAGCGAATGAAACGCCTAATATATTCATTATGCCACCTGAAAATAGCAGTGATAAAGTAACAGGGATCGAGATGAAGGTGGTTAATGACAGCGGTATGATCAGTGATCCTCTAGTGATTAATCTCGATGTGACGCCAGTCGCTGATGGGGTAACAGCTAATCCTTCTACTATCCTCGGTAATCAGGGTAAGTGGACCACACTTAATCTAAACGCAGTTATGCAAGACACGGATGGTAGTGAGACCGTTAATATGGTCATCACTGATGATGGCGTTAGCTTGACCGATGATGTCTTACGCTTTAGAGTAAAAAGTACAGGTGAAATGTTGACTGCCGTGTGGGATGATGCTGCTAACAGCTATACTATAGCTGGTATCACCCCTGAGCAAATCAATGATTTACAAATTCAGTCTTCCATACCGCTAAAAGGCGATCTGGACTTCGCTCTTAGTACTACCGATACCGTAGGGACTGTGACGGATACGTCTGGCGTTTATACAGTTAACAATGGTGAATTGCCGTCTATATCTGTCGATATTGCTTTTAGCAAAACCTTTGTAGGTACAGCAGAGAATGATATCGTTGATGCCTCTGGACAGTCTGTAGCTGTGAATTATAAAGGCGGCGCTGGTGATGATATCTTGATTGGAGGTAGCGGTAATGACTTAATCGATGGTGGCACTGGTGTCAATACGCTGAAAGGTGGTGCAGGTAACGATAAAATTGTATTCTCTGTAGATAACGCCTTAATGGATGGTGGTGCTGGTAATGATACGCTCCTCATTAACGTTGCTGATACCAGTATCGACTTTAGCAGCTTTGATGCGACTGTATTTGAGAGTATTGAAACCATCGATATGACTGGTAACGGTGCGCAGACGCTGACCAACCTTAGTACCAGTGATGTGCTAGATATAATCAATGACACGTTGATGACCAATAAAGGCTTGATCATCAACGGTGATAGTGCTGATAGCGTGAGTCTAACTGGTAACGATTGGACGAACAGCGGCACTACCGCTCAAGGGGGCAATAGTTACAATGTCTATAGCTTCTCTGATACCAATGGCACTCATGAGCTATTGATTCAGACCGACATTACGATTTTATAA
- a CDS encoding Calx-beta domain-containing protein — protein sequence MRRALRSLTTQAEIQDFLDNGVSVKIEAGSTEAPVITINVADDAIYEKSEDLVLDISNPSNAAIGPNGSATGTIFDEDQVDNDVDNPNNPDDPADPVDGDKPVVGIIATKPQAVEGEAGNNALEFTVSQNNQSNFDTTVDVKLNSGASDIDAADIDSIVYTDATGTEITLTTQAEIQDFLDNGVSVKIEAGSTEAPVITINVADDAIYEKSEDLVLDISNPSNAAIGPNGSATGTIFDEDQVDNDVDNPNNPDDP from the coding sequence ATGCGACGGGCACTGAGATCATTAACGACCCAAGCTGAGATTCAAGACTTCCTAGACAATGGCGTCAGCGTCAAGATAGAAGCGGGCAGTACCGAAGCCCCAGTCATCACCATCAACGTCGCTGATGATGCCATCTATGAAAAGTCAGAAGACCTAGTACTGGATATCAGTAATCCAAGCAATGCGGCTATTGGACCGAATGGTAGTGCCACGGGTACCATCTTCGATGAAGACCAAGTTGACAATGACGTCGATAACCCGAACAACCCAGATGATCCTGCCGATCCGGTTGATGGCGACAAACCTGTGGTTGGCATTATTGCGACCAAACCACAAGCCGTTGAAGGCGAGGCGGGTAACAACGCCTTAGAATTCACCGTCTCTCAGAACAACCAAAGTAACTTTGACACCACCGTTGACGTTAAACTAAATAGCGGTGCTAGCGACATTGATGCCGCTGACATCGACAGCATTGTTTATACAGATGCGACGGGTACTGAGATCACCTTAACGACCCAAGCTGAGATTCAAGACTTCCTAGACAATGGCGTCAGCGTCAAGATAGAAGCGGGCAGTACCGAAGCCCCAGTCATCACCATCAACGTCGCTGATGATGCCATCTATGAAAAGTCAGAAGACCTAGTACTGGATATCAGTAATCCAAGCAATGCGGCTATTGGACCGAATGGTAGTGCCACGGGTACCATCTTCGATGAAGACCAAGTTGACAATGACGTCGATAACCCGAACAACCCAGATGATCCCTGA